From Calothrix sp. PCC 6303, a single genomic window includes:
- a CDS encoding ATP-binding cassette domain-containing protein produces MSIIIAQNLSKSYSVSIKEPGIQATINHFFRRKYRTIKAVEDVSFEISAGEIVGFLGPNGAGKTTTLKMLTGLIHPTSGQVRVAGQVPFHRKESFLQQITLIMGQKQQLIWDLPAIDSLRINAAVYSIPDREFWLRVGELSEMLSLDGKLSQPVRKLSLGERMKAELLAALLHRPQVLFLDEPTLGLDVNAQVAVRDFLREYNQRHQATILLTSHYMADITSLCDRVLMIHQGKLMYDGSLDGLRDRFAPYREIHLELAHPLSQEKLGFYGDLKHVEGRSVCFIVQQELLTLAVSRILADLDVVDLTVTEPPVEEVIGRVFQAGVV; encoded by the coding sequence ATGTCAATTATCATTGCCCAAAACCTGAGCAAATCATATTCTGTATCGATCAAAGAACCAGGGATTCAGGCTACTATTAACCACTTTTTCCGACGTAAATACCGCACCATTAAAGCAGTTGAAGATGTTTCCTTTGAAATATCTGCTGGTGAAATTGTTGGGTTTTTAGGACCTAATGGTGCCGGAAAAACCACAACTCTGAAAATGCTGACTGGGTTAATCCACCCGACTTCAGGACAAGTGCGGGTTGCAGGACAAGTACCTTTTCATCGTAAAGAATCATTTTTGCAGCAAATTACCCTAATTATGGGTCAAAAGCAGCAATTAATTTGGGATTTACCCGCAATTGATTCATTAAGAATTAATGCTGCTGTTTATAGTATTCCAGATCGGGAATTTTGGCTACGGGTAGGTGAACTAAGTGAAATGCTTTCCTTGGATGGCAAACTTTCTCAACCAGTACGGAAGCTATCTTTGGGTGAACGGATGAAAGCGGAGTTACTCGCCGCACTTTTACATCGTCCCCAGGTATTATTTTTAGATGAGCCAACATTAGGACTTGATGTTAATGCCCAGGTGGCAGTGAGAGATTTTTTACGGGAATATAACCAACGTCATCAAGCGACAATTTTACTTACGAGTCACTACATGGCTGACATCACCAGCTTATGCGATCGCGTGTTGATGATTCACCAAGGAAAATTAATGTACGATGGCAGCTTAGATGGATTACGCGATCGCTTTGCTCCCTATCGAGAGATACACTTAGAATTGGCACATCCTTTATCTCAAGAAAAATTGGGATTTTACGGTGATTTGAAGCATGTCGAAGGTCGTTCTGTCTGCTTTATAGTTCAGCAAGAACTTCTAACGCTTGCCGTTTCTCGAATTTTAGCTGATTTGGATGTGGTTGATTTAACAGTTACCGAACCACCTGTAGAAGAAGTAATTGGACGGGTGTTTCAAGCGGGAGTAGTTTAG
- a CDS encoding ABC transporter permease, translating to MNWIWKKAKTLLSVQYSYVVEYRAELILWVLSGSLPIILMGVWTQAAQSGNFSLSPVEFARYFLAVFIIRQITIVWVIWEFEREVVEGKLSSRLLQPLDPVWHHVSSHVSERAARIPFAVLLIALFFILYPQAFWIPSWSQLLLFTIATLLSFALRFIIQYTFAMFAFWTERASAIENFWMLFYLFLSGLIAPLEVFPESVRNFVLCTPFPYLLNFPASLLIGNPTDIWRGFSMMVGWTLLFLGLNRILWRAGLKKYSGMGA from the coding sequence ATGAATTGGATTTGGAAAAAAGCAAAAACATTACTTTCAGTTCAATACAGCTACGTGGTGGAGTACCGGGCTGAACTCATTTTATGGGTATTATCAGGTTCGCTACCAATAATATTAATGGGAGTATGGACACAGGCAGCACAAAGTGGAAATTTCAGCTTGTCACCTGTGGAATTTGCTCGCTATTTTCTCGCTGTTTTTATCATTCGACAAATCACAATTGTCTGGGTAATTTGGGAATTTGAGCGTGAAGTTGTGGAAGGGAAACTTTCATCCAGATTATTACAACCTTTAGATCCAGTTTGGCACCACGTTAGTTCCCACGTTTCCGAACGGGCTGCTCGTATTCCTTTTGCAGTCCTGTTAATTGCGTTGTTTTTTATTCTTTATCCCCAAGCTTTCTGGATTCCTAGTTGGTCACAACTATTATTATTTACAATTGCAACTTTACTTTCATTTGCTTTACGCTTTATTATTCAATATACATTTGCAATGTTTGCATTTTGGACAGAAAGAGCTAGTGCTATCGAGAATTTTTGGATGCTTTTTTACTTATTTTTATCAGGATTAATAGCCCCTTTAGAAGTATTTCCAGAAAGTGTGAGAAATTTCGTTTTATGTACTCCTTTCCCCTATTTACTTAATTTTCCAGCCAGTCTTTTAATTGGCAATCCTACAGATATTTGGCGAGGATTTTCGATGATGGTGGGTTGGACTTTGTTATTTTTGGGTTTGAATCGAATTTTGTGGCGTGCAGGATTGAAAAAATACTCAGGAATGGGAGCGTAG